In Halobacteriovorax sp. HLS, one DNA window encodes the following:
- a CDS encoding exonuclease SbcCD subunit D, with the protein MKIIHTSDWHLGKKLYRSSRSEEQRKFLDWLTQYIITNKVDLLLISGDIFDVPSPPNDALKLYFDFLKSITDSCDIKIFIISGNHDSANFLMAPAPFLENNNIFISGNLTDLLEDRIEKYTTELTIKGERVNISMLPYFRTHELYNLAKKWNLDYDQGPLIILENILEKLKVKNGAKSILMAHHLFGSYEEAGSELGLTLSGIESIPTKLLADFDYVALGHIHKSQTLSKDSPVIHYSGSPMAFRFSETTTKTFSEIIIEDNQLNYSLVDIQQFDKLLRVSCTNEELEQYKEQLISTYSDSELVIYVEFKIKTDVPITGLADKLRSDLAEHSIHLLSVQTIVQKSTEHDQEHFLEKSLTTEELFKMYYQKKFPNSKELPTELREDFIKLLTQVRENTNETSVN; encoded by the coding sequence ATGAAAATAATCCATACAAGCGACTGGCACTTAGGAAAGAAACTATATCGTTCCAGTCGCTCAGAGGAACAGAGAAAATTTCTCGACTGGCTTACTCAATATATAATTACTAATAAGGTTGATCTGCTACTAATCAGTGGTGATATCTTTGATGTGCCATCTCCTCCTAACGATGCATTAAAGCTCTATTTCGATTTTTTAAAATCAATTACAGACTCCTGTGACATTAAGATATTTATTATTAGTGGTAATCACGATAGTGCAAATTTCCTCATGGCACCTGCACCGTTTTTAGAAAATAATAATATTTTCATTAGTGGAAATTTAACGGATTTGCTTGAAGATAGAATAGAGAAATATACAACAGAACTTACAATAAAGGGAGAACGAGTAAATATATCGATGCTTCCTTACTTTAGAACTCATGAGCTATATAATCTGGCAAAGAAGTGGAATCTTGACTATGATCAAGGTCCCCTAATTATCCTAGAAAATATTCTAGAAAAGCTAAAAGTTAAAAACGGTGCTAAATCAATATTGATGGCCCATCACCTCTTTGGTAGCTACGAAGAGGCAGGATCAGAACTAGGACTTACGCTGTCTGGAATTGAATCTATACCAACAAAACTTTTAGCTGATTTTGACTATGTGGCCTTGGGTCATATACACAAATCTCAAACACTATCCAAAGACTCCCCTGTAATTCATTATAGTGGATCTCCTATGGCCTTTAGATTTAGTGAAACAACGACAAAGACTTTCAGCGAAATCATTATTGAAGATAATCAACTTAATTACTCTCTGGTCGATATACAGCAATTCGACAAACTCTTAAGAGTGAGCTGTACAAATGAAGAGCTAGAACAATATAAAGAGCAGCTCATTTCAACATATAGTGACAGTGAATTAGTTATTTATGTAGAGTTTAAAATCAAGACAGACGTTCCAATAACAGGACTTGCTGATAAGCTTCGATCAGATTTGGCAGAACACTCAATTCACTTACTCAGTGTACAAACTATCGTGCAAAAGAGTACCGAACATGATCAAGAACACTTTCTTGAAAAGAGTTTAACTACAGAAGAATTATTTAAAATGTACTACCAAAAGAAGTTTCCAAACTCTAAAGAACTTCCTACTGAACTTAGAGAAGACTTTATCAAACTTTTAACTCAAGTTAGAGAAAATACGAATGAGACTTCAGTCAATTGA
- a CDS encoding AAA family ATPase yields MRLQSIEIENITSLSGKHFIDFEDILKEGELFAITGPTGSGKSSILSSISLALYGKNYKKSLDSRDFVTLGKSSASVHLNFQTKGQSYRASWSLKVLKKNGDAIKKPSPSRVLTQDGVAIDKSADEVVGLTFEQFIRSVVLNQGQFSKFITSNFSERRKILERLYSENEISELNKKLRENVTGLRQEIEILQVKLEQSLPYSEDEIHEAKDKLPDTTNQKKKIEAHYDNFSNISQHLKDFTELSLKRLEFRKKDQENKEKLTIANDERNHALKNQSLFTTKLESYKEEYEQQKEILKKAMLLSSKNEHLKESIQKISSQIELQTNKLEQLNEKIDLQNTQNSDLQRLREQTGLNNKLKHLGTSELTELTQLNSDYISINTNNDIHRKNLEAYDNDLEKLTLEGKSEALNLQNLITSRDELTFELIEKNYDENSYKLIRDKIHNIEDIMKEKNNLISQLSVYKDQIKELDQRNSEIKKMKTRENLSKFLDEFNLLEQKIEDTTNIYELEKNDSLLAELIDQSISQKQCQLCLKDIEVKNLQDIKEKIINRSKNKITKEDIEKLNSKRTQLSSKVQGLKIQSLNESNEVDANNTKIIVLRENLNLEEELNIELENLAQNRKVLQKGLEKFQEISKEIDLKEQLIKNLRETFKSKKDQHEKLLKLVQENREQISQKKASIEQLCNFALCENESALLKQMIIQAKEHLELDRQIKHNLDLISQIQKQAVELELSIKDGNTGLVVQKNESNELVIQIEQITNGEDLSRLTSELEKQREAMNEELKQITKLSAEKETNYTRLLTVRESITDQFKAIENSLMSLMGQLQKVFKVASNYDSLNHETNIFISKSLQLKTYLDDFQSIEAIKRANETLIQQEKEQLKNKLNELAQQLAVYTEKIKLYEQKSSEQEHFKLELKAKLENQMRFTNLVDVLGKNKDEFRNFVLGFIEKQLILATNSELNSICEGRYKLTQKESTHGHEFFIIDSWNGALERKVSTLSGGETFLVSLAMALSLAEMTRGQVDIDCFFIDEGFGSLDKDSIEDAFNALMAVRSRGKQIGIISHIKELTDRIAANIRLNKSNDGQSKIDIIFN; encoded by the coding sequence ATGAGACTTCAGTCAATTGAAATAGAAAATATCACATCCCTTAGTGGGAAGCACTTCATCGACTTTGAAGATATTCTCAAAGAGGGAGAGCTCTTTGCTATTACAGGACCTACAGGATCAGGAAAAAGTAGTATTCTCTCATCAATTAGTCTTGCTCTATATGGAAAGAATTACAAGAAGAGTCTAGACAGTCGAGACTTCGTCACTCTTGGAAAAAGTAGCGCTAGTGTACACTTAAACTTTCAAACAAAAGGCCAAAGTTACAGAGCAAGCTGGAGCTTGAAAGTATTAAAGAAAAATGGTGACGCAATAAAGAAGCCATCCCCTTCAAGAGTTCTAACTCAAGATGGAGTGGCCATAGATAAGAGCGCTGATGAGGTCGTTGGTCTAACTTTTGAGCAGTTCATAAGATCAGTTGTACTTAATCAAGGCCAATTCTCAAAATTTATAACTTCCAATTTTTCAGAAAGAAGAAAAATTTTAGAAAGGCTATACTCTGAAAATGAAATTTCTGAACTTAATAAAAAACTAAGAGAGAATGTTACAGGTCTAAGACAGGAAATAGAGATTCTGCAAGTAAAATTAGAACAATCATTACCCTATTCAGAAGATGAAATCCATGAGGCAAAGGACAAATTGCCCGACACAACAAATCAAAAGAAAAAAATAGAGGCCCACTACGACAACTTCTCAAATATCTCACAACACCTCAAAGATTTTACTGAACTCAGTTTAAAGAGATTAGAATTTCGCAAAAAGGATCAAGAAAATAAAGAAAAGCTAACTATAGCAAATGACGAAAGAAATCACGCTCTTAAAAACCAGAGTCTATTTACGACTAAACTTGAGTCATACAAAGAAGAATACGAACAACAAAAAGAAATTCTAAAAAAGGCCATGCTCCTCTCAAGCAAGAATGAGCACTTAAAAGAGAGTATTCAAAAGATAAGTTCACAAATTGAACTACAAACGAATAAACTTGAGCAACTTAATGAAAAGATAGACCTGCAAAATACTCAAAACAGTGATCTACAAAGATTAAGAGAACAAACAGGTCTTAACAATAAGTTAAAACACCTTGGCACCAGTGAACTCACTGAACTAACTCAGCTCAATAGTGACTATATCTCAATTAATACAAATAACGATATTCATCGAAAAAATCTTGAAGCCTATGATAACGATCTAGAAAAACTTACTCTTGAAGGTAAGAGTGAGGCCTTAAACCTACAGAACTTAATAACAAGTAGAGATGAGCTAACCTTTGAGTTAATAGAAAAGAACTATGATGAAAACTCTTACAAACTTATAAGAGATAAAATTCATAATATTGAAGATATTATGAAAGAAAAGAATAACCTTATTTCACAACTGAGCGTCTACAAAGATCAAATAAAAGAACTCGACCAAAGAAATAGTGAAATAAAGAAAATGAAAACAAGAGAGAATCTCTCAAAATTTCTCGATGAATTTAATCTGTTAGAACAAAAGATTGAAGATACTACTAATATCTATGAGCTTGAAAAGAATGACTCTCTACTTGCCGAATTAATTGACCAATCTATTTCTCAAAAACAGTGCCAACTCTGCCTAAAAGATATTGAAGTGAAAAACCTTCAAGATATAAAAGAGAAGATTATCAATCGCTCTAAAAATAAGATCACAAAAGAAGATATTGAAAAATTAAATTCTAAAAGAACACAACTCTCTTCTAAAGTTCAAGGCCTAAAAATACAATCACTAAACGAAAGTAATGAAGTTGACGCAAATAATACTAAGATTATTGTCTTAAGGGAAAATCTTAACTTAGAAGAAGAGCTTAATATCGAATTAGAAAATTTAGCTCAAAATAGAAAAGTACTTCAAAAAGGCCTTGAGAAATTTCAGGAAATTAGTAAAGAAATTGATTTAAAAGAACAACTTATTAAAAACTTGCGAGAAACTTTTAAATCCAAAAAAGATCAGCATGAAAAACTTTTAAAACTTGTACAAGAAAATAGAGAACAAATCTCACAAAAGAAAGCAAGTATCGAACAGTTATGTAACTTTGCCCTCTGCGAGAATGAATCGGCCCTATTAAAACAAATGATTATTCAGGCCAAAGAACATCTGGAGCTTGATCGTCAAATAAAACACAACTTAGACCTCATCTCACAAATTCAAAAACAAGCTGTTGAACTAGAGTTATCAATCAAAGATGGCAACACGGGACTTGTTGTCCAGAAAAATGAGTCTAACGAACTCGTTATACAAATTGAGCAAATAACTAATGGTGAAGATCTATCGAGGCTGACATCTGAGCTAGAAAAACAACGTGAAGCTATGAACGAAGAGCTTAAACAAATCACAAAATTGTCAGCAGAAAAAGAGACAAACTATACTCGCCTATTAACGGTTCGTGAATCTATAACAGATCAATTTAAGGCCATTGAAAATTCACTAATGTCATTAATGGGACAATTACAAAAAGTGTTTAAAGTAGCATCAAATTATGACTCATTAAATCATGAGACAAATATATTCATTAGCAAATCACTACAACTCAAGACTTATCTTGATGATTTTCAATCAATTGAAGCAATTAAAAGAGCAAATGAAACTTTAATCCAACAAGAAAAGGAACAACTTAAAAATAAGCTAAATGAATTAGCTCAACAACTGGCCGTCTATACAGAAAAGATTAAATTATACGAACAAAAATCTTCTGAGCAAGAACACTTCAAATTAGAACTAAAGGCCAAGCTAGAAAATCAAATGAGATTTACTAATCTAGTAGATGTACTTGGAAAGAATAAGGACGAGTTCAGAAATTTTGTTTTAGGTTTTATAGAAAAACAACTTATTTTAGCGACAAATTCAGAACTAAACTCTATTTGTGAAGGACGCTATAAATTAACGCAAAAAGAGAGCACTCACGGTCATGAGTTCTTTATAATAGACAGCTGGAATGGTGCTCTAGAGAGAAAAGTCTCTACACTATCTGGCGGAGAAACTTTCCTTGTCTCATTAGCAATGGCCCTTTCACTAGCAGAAATGACTCGAGGCCAAGTTGATATTGACTGTTTCTTCATCGATGAAGGTTTTGGAAGTCTAGATAAGGACAGTATTGAAGATGCATTTAATGCTCTAATGGCCGTTAGATCTAGAGGGAAGCAAATTGGTATTATTTCACACATTAAGGAACTGACTGATCGTATAGCTGCAAATATACGGCTAAACAAATCAAACGATGGTCAGTCGAAAATAGATATTATATTCAACTGA
- a CDS encoding glycosyltransferase N-terminal domain-containing protein, which yields MPKLRLRRDFERRNNELPSFKDISRQADACFHVSSEGELEQCMVLVQDLLENSKLVEIVFTSDSVERRCLRLNEQFENLRVYRLALLNFPFFKFSDWVTAKKLYMCRYDFFSELMLYGARRDVEFYLLSGSLKNKEEKSGHLSFSKFSLYDFIYAASTKDVALFNKLGIKNVVEFEFRILQISKRLDLANSTLESRSQLDNYISLLKNRDPSTCLILGSAWPNEMEVFKNEKFIKSIINSEIFVSVAPHGLSDEFINSIIESIHKFAPNLPYQILKKGEEIIPGRVIINPVPGVLLESFSLFSHCFIGGGHGRSIHSVLEPYLAGAMIYCGPRTHRSTEYDFINDLGSENIRLVQELPSLFDKLGEYDRKKELTKRAKIIDNHRKKYKELLDKLIC from the coding sequence GTGCCAAAACTTAGGCTTAGAAGAGATTTTGAAAGACGCAATAATGAATTGCCGTCTTTTAAAGACATTTCAAGGCAAGCCGATGCCTGTTTTCACGTATCTAGCGAGGGCGAGTTAGAACAATGTATGGTTCTAGTTCAAGATCTTCTGGAGAATTCAAAATTAGTTGAAATCGTATTTACGTCTGACTCAGTAGAGAGACGATGTTTAAGATTGAATGAGCAGTTTGAAAACCTTCGAGTTTACCGCTTGGCCCTACTCAATTTTCCATTTTTTAAGTTCTCTGATTGGGTAACTGCTAAGAAGTTGTATATGTGCCGTTATGACTTTTTTAGTGAATTAATGCTCTATGGCGCCAGAAGAGATGTTGAATTCTATCTTCTAAGTGGATCATTAAAGAATAAAGAAGAGAAGTCAGGTCATTTGAGCTTCAGTAAGTTTTCTCTTTACGATTTTATTTATGCTGCCAGTACTAAAGATGTGGCCCTCTTTAATAAATTAGGAATTAAGAATGTAGTTGAGTTTGAGTTTCGTATTTTGCAAATTTCAAAGAGGCTAGATCTTGCTAATTCGACCCTAGAATCTCGTTCCCAGCTGGATAATTATATAAGTCTTTTAAAAAATAGAGACCCTTCGACTTGTCTAATCCTAGGTTCAGCTTGGCCAAATGAGATGGAAGTTTTTAAAAATGAAAAATTTATTAAAAGTATAATTAACTCGGAAATTTTTGTTTCAGTTGCTCCTCATGGTCTGTCAGATGAGTTCATAAACTCAATCATTGAAAGTATTCATAAATTTGCTCCTAATCTTCCTTATCAAATTTTAAAAAAAGGTGAAGAAATTATTCCTGGTAGGGTTATTATTAACCCCGTCCCAGGGGTTTTATTAGAGAGCTTTTCACTATTTTCTCACTGTTTTATAGGCGGCGGGCATGGGCGAAGTATTCATTCAGTCTTAGAGCCCTACTTGGCAGGAGCTATGATCTATTGTGGGCCTAGAACACATAGATCAACTGAGTATGACTTCATTAATGATTTAGGTTCTGAGAATATACGCCTTGTGCAGGAGTTACCTAGCTTGTTTGATAAGTTAGGTGAGTATGATCGAAAAAAAGAACTTACCAAGAGGGCCAAAATAATAGACAATCATCGTAAGAAATATAAAGAATTGTTGGACAAGTTAATATGTTAG
- a CDS encoding regulatory iron-sulfur-containing complex subunit RicT, with translation MQENADIEQNSTEDQAPQNTDQLQSEDSNNNQENSSSNDRFTDGETIKLVRVRFPGNSKSFPFLVGKRNFMYGQKVMAMSDRGMTVGYINSLPYDVTFEKSMLPLKSISKEATQEDVDEQRSYYLKEKEAERYCIKLIEKHKLSMNITHVEFIQFGKKAVFYFNAPARVDFRDLVKDLVGELKMRIELRQISVRDRAAAIGAVGVCGLQTCCSSFLKNYGNVSIKMAKNQNLALIPSKINGICGQIKCCIRYEDDVYSQKRSLLPKEGTYQKVANGDIGRVQKLHLLVEQFDMITDKGEIRRYSVNQFSKENGRPPKTWTFPKELRHIVNETSTVIGLTDEEQKKSEEFLKKYNEGHDKEIHEVLLDEASDDEDTKELDSIEKEMTPKKKPHNKRPNNRNKKPMAATGTNQKAKHKNNVNNEAKDGDRPQKKRNNRRPQNKNRPKKEQ, from the coding sequence ATGCAAGAAAATGCAGATATAGAGCAAAACTCAACTGAAGATCAAGCTCCACAAAATACTGACCAGCTTCAAAGCGAAGACTCAAATAATAACCAAGAAAACTCATCCTCTAATGATCGTTTTACTGATGGTGAAACAATTAAATTAGTAAGAGTAAGATTTCCTGGAAATTCGAAGTCATTCCCTTTCCTAGTCGGAAAGAGAAACTTTATGTACGGTCAAAAAGTTATGGCCATGAGCGATAGAGGAATGACTGTAGGGTATATTAATTCACTACCGTATGATGTAACTTTTGAAAAATCCATGCTTCCATTAAAGAGTATTAGTAAAGAAGCTACTCAAGAAGATGTTGATGAACAGAGAAGTTACTATCTAAAAGAAAAAGAAGCTGAACGCTATTGTATTAAGCTAATTGAGAAGCATAAATTATCAATGAATATTACCCATGTTGAATTTATCCAATTTGGTAAGAAAGCTGTATTCTATTTCAATGCCCCAGCAAGGGTTGATTTTAGAGACCTAGTAAAAGATCTGGTTGGTGAGCTTAAGATGAGAATTGAACTCAGACAGATTTCGGTAAGAGATAGGGCCGCTGCAATTGGAGCAGTTGGTGTTTGTGGACTACAAACTTGCTGCTCAAGTTTTCTAAAGAACTACGGTAATGTTTCAATAAAGATGGCAAAGAACCAAAACCTCGCTCTTATACCTAGTAAAATTAATGGTATCTGTGGTCAAATAAAGTGCTGTATTCGTTATGAAGATGATGTTTACTCACAAAAACGATCACTTCTTCCTAAAGAAGGTACATATCAAAAAGTTGCAAACGGAGATATTGGTAGAGTTCAAAAACTACATCTACTTGTCGAACAATTTGACATGATCACTGACAAAGGCGAAATTCGTAGATACTCAGTCAATCAATTTTCTAAGGAAAACGGAAGACCTCCAAAAACATGGACTTTTCCAAAAGAGCTACGCCACATTGTCAATGAAACAAGCACAGTAATTGGACTTACTGATGAAGAGCAGAAAAAATCAGAAGAATTCTTAAAGAAGTACAATGAAGGACATGACAAAGAAATCCATGAAGTTCTACTTGATGAGGCCTCTGATGATGAAGACACTAAAGAGCTTGATTCTATAGAAAAAGAAATGACACCAAAGAAGAAGCCGCACAATAAGCGTCCTAATAATCGTAACAAGAAGCCAATGGCCGCAACTGGGACGAACCAAAAAGCAAAGCACAAGAACAACGTTAATAACGAAGCAAAAGACGGTGACAGACCTCAGAAAAAGAGAAATAATCGTCGCCCTCAAAATAAGAACAGACCTAAAAAAGAACAATGA
- the tmk gene encoding dTMP kinase, with amino-acid sequence MKEINRELVQQFRPPAFPGSFFLSFEGIEGAGKSTQIIRLKEYLEQQDFRVLILREPGGTPFGEKLRQAILSSTTELEPIAEAYLFASSRAQLLTEVTLKELNTPGTVVIYDRYIDSSIAYQGMARGLGVDTVLQIHNVFPLNLMPHKTFYLQISADTSLGRQTMRNAPKDYFEVRGKAFYEKLIDGYNTSIDLFSDRISVIDGNRSLDQVFESIKEQINELIFKKDEQ; translated from the coding sequence ATGAAAGAAATAAATAGAGAATTAGTACAACAATTTAGACCACCTGCATTTCCAGGCTCATTCTTTTTAAGTTTTGAAGGGATTGAAGGAGCAGGAAAATCCACACAAATAATTAGACTAAAAGAATATCTTGAGCAACAAGACTTTCGTGTTTTAATTCTAAGAGAACCTGGCGGTACTCCTTTTGGTGAAAAACTTCGCCAAGCTATTCTAAGCTCAACAACAGAACTTGAACCAATAGCAGAAGCCTATCTCTTTGCATCATCAAGAGCGCAACTTTTAACAGAAGTAACCCTAAAAGAATTAAATACACCTGGCACAGTCGTTATATATGATCGATACATTGACTCTTCAATTGCTTATCAAGGTATGGCAAGAGGCCTAGGAGTTGATACAGTACTTCAAATTCACAATGTATTCCCGCTAAATCTAATGCCACATAAGACGTTCTATCTACAAATCTCTGCGGACACATCATTAGGTAGACAGACCATGAGAAATGCCCCTAAAGACTACTTTGAAGTTAGAGGAAAGGCATTCTACGAAAAATTAATTGATGGCTACAATACTTCAATTGATCTCTTTAGCGATAGAATTTCTGTTATTGATGGCAATAGAAGCTTAGATCAAGTATTCGAGTCTATTAAAGAACAGATCAACGAATTAATTTTCAAAAAAGATGAACAGTAG